One window of the Candidatus Saccharibacteria bacterium genome contains the following:
- the radA gene encoding DNA repair protein RadA, with protein sequence MAKNSVKFVCSSCGAQSSAWAGRCSQCGEWNTLQEEVQLVAAGGNGAKPTGKILASQDVLSSTRQKEKRIPTTLADVDAVLGGGLVHGGVVLIAGQPGIGKSTLLMQVANHVAASRPVLYISGEESEHQVAMRASRLGASATQLEIANSSQADDAAATIASKQFELVVVDSIQTMNAVGVSSAPGSVSQITNSTNILLQAAKQSNTALIIVGHVTKEGSIAGPKILEHIVDVVLTLEGDAYGGFKVLRATKNRFGPTTEAAIMEMDEQGLKPVLNPSQALLEERQITDGSVVLATLEGTRPLLVEVQALVNKTNYGYPKRAASGIDLNRVNLLVAMLERRTKLNLAEMDIYVNIVGGLRLQDPAADLAVCMAIGSAAKGLKLKRNAVVFGEIGLSGEIRHVPFIEKRVAEAKKLGFDCAIGPRIRGSAKQPSFLVTVPDVRTALNEFLQK encoded by the coding sequence ATGGCGAAAAATAGTGTGAAGTTTGTGTGTAGTTCTTGCGGCGCCCAAAGCAGCGCGTGGGCGGGGCGGTGTAGCCAATGTGGCGAATGGAATACGCTGCAGGAAGAAGTTCAGCTTGTTGCCGCTGGTGGAAATGGGGCGAAGCCGACAGGGAAGATTTTGGCATCCCAGGATGTACTGAGTAGTACGCGCCAAAAAGAAAAACGTATACCAACCACACTGGCTGATGTCGACGCTGTGCTGGGCGGCGGGCTTGTGCATGGCGGGGTGGTCCTGATTGCCGGGCAGCCAGGGATTGGAAAGAGCACACTCCTTATGCAGGTAGCAAACCACGTCGCAGCGAGCAGGCCAGTTCTATACATTAGCGGCGAAGAATCAGAACACCAAGTTGCTATGCGGGCATCTCGCCTGGGTGCATCGGCAACTCAGCTAGAAATAGCGAATAGCAGCCAAGCAGATGACGCGGCGGCTACTATTGCCAGCAAGCAATTCGAACTGGTAGTTGTCGATTCTATCCAGACGATGAATGCGGTCGGTGTTAGTTCTGCGCCAGGTAGTGTTAGTCAGATTACCAACAGTACAAATATACTCCTGCAGGCGGCGAAGCAGTCAAATACGGCACTCATCATCGTTGGGCATGTCACCAAAGAAGGCTCCATAGCTGGGCCAAAAATTCTTGAGCACATTGTAGACGTTGTCCTCACACTTGAAGGAGATGCCTACGGCGGTTTTAAGGTGCTTCGAGCTACCAAGAACCGGTTTGGGCCAACCACCGAGGCGGCAATAATGGAAATGGACGAACAGGGGCTGAAACCTGTCCTCAACCCGTCACAGGCGCTGCTAGAAGAGCGACAAATCACTGACGGCTCGGTGGTACTCGCGACCCTAGAGGGCACGCGACCACTTCTCGTCGAGGTGCAGGCCTTGGTAAACAAGACGAATTACGGGTACCCAAAACGGGCCGCAAGCGGGATTGACCTCAATCGAGTGAACCTCCTTGTCGCCATGTTAGAACGCCGCACCAAGCTCAATTTGGCTGAAATGGACATTTACGTCAACATTGTGGGTGGACTGCGCTTGCAAGACCCGGCTGCCGACCTGGCGGTGTGTATGGCAATTGGTTCTGCGGCCAAAGGCCTCAAACTAAAACGAAATGCAGTTGTCTTCGGTGAAATAGGCCTCTCAGGTGAAATTCGCCATGTGCCGTTTATAGAAAAGCGTGTCGCAGAAGCCAAAAAGCTCGGGTTTGACTGCGCAATCGGGCCGCGCATACGGGGCAGCGCAAAGCAGCCATCATTTCTTGTGACGGTGCCAGATGTACGCACAGCGCTAAACGAATTTCTCCAGAAATAA
- a CDS encoding penicillin-binding protein, giving the protein MKQLESNRPRRSKAKSNTFVTRSGKTIKVNRSLNERLRASREAKARRKAAYLSSLPAQPWKRLLYRMSPKRIAKYWFSREGALMALKITGVSFVVGFLLLVGVFAYFRKDLPKINDVNGSNFGGSITYYDRTGTVLLYQDYEAKKRVPVAEDQIAEVMKQATLAIEDRNFFEHGAFDTKGIVRAAVNEVKGGSGGRQGGSTITQQLVKLSEGWENERTVSRKVKELILAVELEREYSKKEILTGYLNMAPYGNVNYGVETAAQDYFGVSAKDLSLAQAAMLAAIPKAPGSLSPYSSPEFNKSLGTNYFDREWLIGRQHYILDVMVDEKYITKQQAADAKKVDILAQVKPRQDKYNNIKAPYFVLAARDELYKTFPKAVVDNGGWKVITTVDMDLQALAEKSMNDGRAQLTRQRADVGAFVAEDNETGQIVALVGGWGLDTPGYGENNYANQMYISPGSSIKPYNYLAFIDNNKNVGAGSVLYDTQGPIAQYTCTNRARPESGGNCLFDFDRRYPGPMTLRYALGGSRNVPAVKAFTSAVPNDTSPGRTNSINKVISTIDGLMDNPDGYRCFKDATDVTTATKADETQCYASAGIGDGAYLHLDDHVNGIASISRLGKSLPKTYILKVTNAAGKTLKEYKQPAGKQIVKPDSAYIVNDMASDPAASYLGNSCNEQGCGGLKFHRYKGWKIGIKTGTTNNLLDGMMVSWSKKYSAGIWVGNHTRTVPYYGQPENMTAPIMKQFMQGAHDRAGAADNWKEPTGIKTAPAFINRSKNGAGQIVPSRATDLFPSWYVGKAASTNEVLDKVSNKLATSCTPPLAKQSSANSNAAGWNVDVFSGGSTGGNAPATGNDDIHNCNDAKPTASITAVNGASTVSEAGLTCPEAGCSIMVRVDQGTHALNDAARASFPGTLSLSINGQQVQSQGVSASGDYQFTYVPASDSAESLQVTIQVTDSVLYQGSDSASVSVVKAPSVPST; this is encoded by the coding sequence ATGAAACAGCTTGAATCGAACCGTCCCCGACGCTCTAAAGCAAAATCGAACACCTTCGTGACGCGCAGTGGCAAGACCATTAAAGTAAACCGGTCACTGAATGAGCGTTTGCGAGCGAGTCGCGAAGCCAAAGCCCGCCGCAAGGCTGCATATCTTAGTAGTCTCCCTGCCCAGCCCTGGAAACGGCTTCTTTACCGTATGAGTCCAAAACGAATTGCAAAGTACTGGTTTAGCCGCGAGGGTGCGCTCATGGCGCTCAAAATCACCGGTGTTAGTTTTGTGGTGGGCTTCTTACTTTTAGTAGGCGTGTTTGCCTACTTCCGAAAAGATTTACCGAAAATAAATGACGTAAACGGCAGTAACTTTGGCGGCAGCATTACCTACTATGACCGAACTGGTACTGTCCTGCTCTATCAAGATTACGAAGCGAAAAAACGAGTTCCCGTGGCAGAAGACCAAATAGCCGAAGTAATGAAACAAGCCACGCTGGCTATAGAAGACCGAAACTTCTTTGAGCACGGCGCGTTCGATACAAAAGGTATTGTTCGAGCGGCAGTCAATGAAGTAAAAGGTGGCAGCGGTGGTCGGCAAGGCGGCTCGACCATTACGCAGCAGCTGGTGAAGCTTAGCGAAGGCTGGGAAAATGAACGAACCGTTAGCCGAAAGGTCAAAGAACTCATTCTTGCCGTTGAGCTCGAGCGCGAATACAGTAAGAAAGAGATTTTAACTGGGTACCTCAACATGGCCCCATACGGTAATGTCAACTATGGGGTGGAGACAGCAGCCCAAGATTACTTTGGGGTCAGCGCAAAAGACCTCAGCCTTGCTCAGGCCGCTATGCTTGCGGCCATTCCGAAAGCACCCGGCTCGCTCTCCCCCTATAGTAGTCCGGAGTTTAATAAAAGCCTTGGAACAAACTACTTCGACAGGGAATGGCTCATCGGCCGTCAGCACTACATACTCGATGTTATGGTTGATGAAAAATATATCACCAAGCAACAAGCTGCTGACGCCAAAAAAGTTGATATTTTGGCTCAAGTAAAACCACGTCAAGACAAATATAACAACATTAAAGCACCCTACTTTGTGCTTGCAGCCAGGGACGAGCTGTACAAAACCTTTCCTAAAGCAGTCGTCGATAATGGTGGATGGAAGGTTATAACCACAGTAGATATGGACCTGCAAGCGCTCGCTGAAAAATCTATGAACGATGGGCGCGCGCAGTTAACCCGCCAGCGGGCAGATGTGGGGGCCTTTGTTGCCGAAGATAATGAAACTGGGCAAATCGTAGCACTCGTTGGGGGCTGGGGACTAGACACGCCTGGATACGGCGAAAATAACTATGCAAACCAAATGTACATATCACCAGGCTCAAGCATTAAGCCCTACAACTACCTGGCTTTTATAGACAACAACAAGAATGTTGGTGCTGGTAGCGTTCTGTACGACACTCAAGGACCGATTGCACAGTACACGTGTACTAACAGAGCTCGTCCCGAAAGCGGCGGCAACTGTTTGTTTGACTTTGACCGGCGATACCCCGGCCCAATGACGCTGCGCTATGCACTTGGCGGTTCTCGTAACGTGCCTGCCGTGAAGGCCTTTACCTCAGCCGTACCGAACGATACGAGCCCTGGCCGCACAAACTCCATCAATAAAGTTATCTCAACCATAGATGGGCTCATGGACAACCCTGATGGCTACCGCTGTTTCAAGGATGCAACTGATGTTACTACAGCAACCAAGGCAGATGAAACGCAGTGTTATGCCTCAGCAGGTATTGGCGACGGTGCGTACCTGCACCTTGACGACCACGTGAATGGCATCGCCTCTATTTCGCGGCTCGGCAAGTCGCTGCCAAAAACCTACATTTTGAAAGTAACAAATGCTGCCGGCAAGACACTTAAAGAATACAAACAGCCAGCCGGAAAACAAATCGTAAAACCCGATTCAGCGTACATAGTCAACGACATGGCGTCAGACCCAGCAGCATCTTATCTGGGGAACAGTTGTAACGAACAAGGGTGTGGCGGACTAAAGTTCCACCGCTATAAAGGGTGGAAAATTGGCATAAAAACTGGTACCACAAACAACCTGCTCGACGGCATGATGGTCAGCTGGTCGAAGAAATATTCAGCTGGCATATGGGTCGGAAACCACACGCGCACCGTGCCGTACTACGGCCAGCCAGAAAACATGACTGCCCCTATTATGAAACAGTTTATGCAAGGGGCGCATGACCGTGCCGGAGCGGCCGACAACTGGAAAGAGCCTACGGGCATCAAAACAGCCCCAGCCTTCATAAACCGCAGCAAGAACGGCGCAGGACAAATCGTCCCGAGCCGCGCCACCGACCTCTTCCCTTCCTGGTATGTTGGAAAGGCAGCCTCAACAAACGAAGTGCTAGACAAAGTTTCCAACAAGCTAGCCACGAGCTGTACTCCGCCGCTTGCGAAACAAAGCAGCGCAAACAGTAATGCAGCGGGCTGGAACGTCGATGTCTTCTCGGGTGGTAGTACCGGCGGCAACGCTCCTGCTACGGGTAACGACGACATCCATAACTGTAATGATGCCAAACCAACAGCTAGTATTACAGCAGTGAATGGCGCTTCTACCGTCAGCGAAGCTGGGCTAACATGTCCCGAGGCGGGCTGTAGTATTATGGTTCGCGTCGACCAAGGTACTCACGCGCTTAACGACGCGGCACGGGCAAGCTTCCCCGGTACACTTTCACTATCGATAAACGGCCAGCAAGTGCAGTCGCAGGGGGTTAGCGCCAGTGGTGATTACCAGTTTACGTATGTGCCCGCTAGCGATAGTGCCGAATCCCTGCAGGTAACCATACAAGTCACCGACAGCGTTCTCTACCAAGGCAGCGACAGCGCAAGTGTCTCGGTGGTGAAAGCCCCCAGCGTACCGTCAACCTAA
- a CDS encoding tyrosine--tRNA ligase: protein MTLSEELAWRGFTNQTTYKDTGALNGKPITFYWGVDPSADSMTVGNFAVAMMIRHFIDHGHKAILLVGGATGMIGDPDGKKQERDLLSLEDIERNKQGISEQYRKIFAGHDFEIVDNYDWFKEFGYLQFLREVGKHVPMRQMLGRQFVQDRLTEDGDGISYAEFSYALIQGFDFLHLYREKGATLQVAGSDQWGNCIAGVELIRRMAGGEAHIWTAPLIVNKTTGVKFGKSEGGAVWLDPAKTTPTGFYQFWINCDDLGVEDYLKIYTLLPKEEVESIMAKQQENPSARYAQTRLAEEVTRLVHGEESLATAQKVTACLVGEAPVGEADGSTIQALRAEIPSVQVAEDGSVLMAMVDAGLASSNGEARRLLQGNAISINGVKVSDENFNPALFTAGRLILRRGKAHKDSALVELQ from the coding sequence ATGACATTATCAGAGGAACTCGCCTGGCGAGGATTTACCAATCAAACAACGTACAAAGATACCGGCGCCCTTAATGGCAAGCCGATAACGTTTTACTGGGGTGTTGACCCAAGTGCCGATAGCATGACGGTAGGTAACTTCGCTGTTGCTATGATGATTCGCCATTTTATAGATCACGGCCACAAGGCCATCTTGCTGGTAGGTGGTGCCACCGGCATGATTGGTGACCCAGACGGCAAAAAACAGGAACGTGACCTGCTGTCGCTCGAGGATATAGAGCGCAATAAGCAGGGTATATCGGAACAGTACCGCAAAATTTTTGCCGGACACGACTTTGAAATTGTCGATAACTATGACTGGTTTAAAGAGTTTGGCTACCTCCAGTTTTTGCGTGAAGTCGGCAAGCACGTGCCAATGCGCCAAATGCTCGGCCGCCAGTTTGTCCAAGACCGTTTGACCGAAGACGGCGACGGCATTTCGTACGCCGAGTTTAGCTATGCTCTCATACAGGGATTTGATTTCCTCCACCTGTACCGTGAAAAGGGTGCAACGCTGCAGGTGGCCGGTTCCGACCAGTGGGGAAACTGTATTGCTGGCGTGGAGCTCATACGTCGTATGGCCGGGGGTGAGGCGCACATATGGACAGCACCGCTTATTGTGAATAAAACGACTGGGGTGAAATTTGGCAAAAGCGAGGGCGGTGCCGTGTGGCTTGACCCTGCCAAAACAACGCCGACGGGCTTTTACCAGTTTTGGATAAACTGCGACGATTTAGGGGTAGAAGACTACCTGAAAATCTACACCCTGCTGCCGAAAGAAGAAGTTGAAAGCATTATGGCAAAACAGCAGGAGAACCCTAGCGCGCGCTATGCACAAACGCGTCTGGCCGAGGAAGTTACGCGGCTTGTGCACGGCGAAGAATCCCTTGCAACTGCCCAGAAGGTAACTGCCTGCTTGGTGGGCGAGGCACCTGTGGGTGAGGCCGATGGCTCGACTATTCAGGCATTGCGAGCAGAAATTCCGAGCGTGCAAGTTGCTGAGGATGGCTCGGTATTGATGGCAATGGTTGACGCTGGCCTGGCCAGCAGCAACGGCGAAGCCCGCCGTTTACTCCAAGGAAACGCCATTTCTATAAATGGGGTGAAAGTCTCAGATGAAAACTTCAATCCTGCGTTGTTTACCGCTGGCCGCCTCATCCTACGCCGCGGCAAAGCCCACAAAGACTCTGCACTTGTAGAACTACAATAG
- a CDS encoding DUF1727 domain-containing protein, translating into MRFLGLSVGKLTLKGLRLMGRTGSALPGRVVEKLSPNFLAVMLAQLPGGVIVVSGTNGKTTTTKIIAKLLESQGHRVLTNPTGSNFVRGIISAVVDKASWGGKLPYDIAVFEQDEAHAVHFAKVVKPRGVLVLNVMRDQMDRFGEIDTTLRLLETLAQSATEFAVLNANDERVSTIAVKDKVKTVWYAHSKDLQPEFLTDDQLYHGETATFALGGTPLIELTGYDEESVSLTVHGTPHRYQYQLQGGHNALNLAAALCVLYQVLPEPDTAKLAEAILTVEPAFGRGEVISLPGGGKLTLQLVKNPGGFMQALRMLELKDYKTVGIAINDDYPDGRDVSWLWDVDFSAITSPVLCGGVRAADMANRLKYDEVKTVASHEDLAEYISALNNRTAAAGGEAILFCTYTAMLKVRSMYLGVVSGLDEGDS; encoded by the coding sequence ATGCGATTTCTTGGTCTCTCGGTTGGAAAATTGACACTTAAGGGCTTGCGGCTCATGGGTCGGACGGGTTCGGCACTGCCCGGGCGGGTGGTTGAGAAGCTTAGTCCAAACTTTTTGGCGGTTATGCTGGCGCAGCTGCCCGGCGGCGTGATTGTGGTGTCGGGCACCAATGGGAAAACGACGACGACGAAGATAATCGCGAAACTACTGGAGTCGCAAGGCCATAGGGTGCTTACGAACCCCACAGGGAGTAATTTTGTGCGCGGCATTATAAGCGCCGTGGTAGATAAAGCAAGTTGGGGTGGAAAATTGCCCTACGATATTGCTGTCTTCGAGCAAGATGAAGCGCACGCCGTTCATTTTGCGAAAGTTGTTAAACCACGAGGCGTACTGGTGCTCAATGTCATGCGCGACCAAATGGACCGGTTTGGCGAGATCGATACCACACTGAGGCTACTAGAAACGTTGGCACAATCGGCTACCGAATTTGCGGTGCTCAATGCCAATGACGAACGCGTCAGTACTATAGCAGTCAAGGACAAAGTAAAAACAGTTTGGTATGCGCATAGCAAAGACTTGCAGCCGGAATTTCTGACCGACGACCAACTGTATCATGGCGAGACGGCGACATTCGCGCTCGGCGGTACGCCACTCATAGAACTCACCGGCTACGACGAAGAATCGGTTTCGCTTACGGTGCACGGTACGCCACACCGTTACCAGTATCAGCTCCAGGGCGGTCACAATGCGCTGAACTTAGCGGCTGCACTGTGCGTGTTGTATCAGGTGCTACCCGAACCGGATACTGCAAAGCTTGCAGAGGCAATCCTAACGGTAGAGCCGGCTTTTGGCCGAGGTGAAGTCATATCCCTGCCAGGCGGCGGCAAGCTGACGCTCCAGCTTGTGAAAAACCCCGGCGGGTTTATGCAAGCACTACGCATGCTCGAGCTGAAAGACTACAAAACCGTCGGCATCGCCATTAATGATGATTACCCAGACGGACGTGACGTCTCTTGGCTATGGGATGTTGATTTTTCCGCTATTACTTCTCCGGTGCTGTGCGGCGGCGTCCGGGCGGCAGACATGGCTAACCGGCTAAAATACGACGAAGTAAAAACAGTCGCAAGCCATGAAGACCTTGCCGAATATATTAGCGCGTTAAATAACCGCACAGCAGCTGCTGGCGGAGAAGCCATACTATTTTGCACGTATACTGCGATGCTGAAGGTTCGAAGCATGTATTTGGGAGTCGTATCCGGTCTTGATGAGGGGGACTCATGA
- a CDS encoding glutamine amidotransferase, with the protein MEHKSASPIQNSRFKIQDSNAYHLTIVHLYPREMNIYGDTGNRLVLQKRAEWRGIDVQVKLVGVGDPIPSEADIIIGGGGQDAGQGKIQDDLQAKAEQLTKMAEDGVVMLMICGMYQLFGRRFVTHEGEEIKGIGILPLETIGGDQRMIGNTVYETPYGEVVGYENHSGVTTLDDSTLAFGTVTQGDGNNGQDKTEGCRVENIFGTYSHGPVLVKNPAFADELLRLALSRRYDEVELPPLDAQTELAAQHIAKSRPR; encoded by the coding sequence ATGGAACACAAAAGTGCTTCACCAATTCAAAATTCAAGATTCAAAATTCAAGATTCGAATGCGTATCATCTGACTATTGTGCATCTCTACCCGCGCGAAATGAACATATACGGCGACACCGGCAATCGCTTGGTGCTGCAAAAACGGGCAGAGTGGCGCGGAATTGATGTCCAGGTGAAGCTGGTCGGTGTTGGCGACCCCATCCCAAGTGAAGCCGATATCATCATTGGTGGTGGTGGCCAAGACGCAGGGCAGGGCAAAATCCAGGATGACCTGCAGGCCAAAGCCGAGCAGCTGACCAAAATGGCCGAAGACGGCGTGGTTATGCTCATGATATGCGGGATGTACCAGCTATTTGGCCGCCGGTTCGTCACCCATGAGGGTGAAGAAATAAAAGGTATCGGTATATTGCCGCTTGAAACAATTGGCGGTGACCAACGCATGATAGGCAACACCGTCTACGAAACACCATACGGCGAAGTGGTGGGCTACGAAAACCACAGCGGCGTCACGACGCTCGATGACTCGACACTTGCGTTCGGCACCGTCACGCAAGGAGACGGCAACAACGGCCAAGACAAAACCGAAGGCTGCCGCGTAGAAAATATCTTTGGCACCTACAGCCACGGCCCCGTGCTTGTCAAAAACCCTGCGTTTGCCGACGAACTCCTCCGCCTGGCCCTCTCTCGTCGCTACGACGAAGTTGAATTACCCCCACTTGATGCCCAGACCGAACTGGCCGCACAACACATCGCCAAGTCCCGCCCCAGATAG
- a CDS encoding DUF3800 domain-containing protein, whose translation MEYVYIDESGEPGTSSRHIIVAALVTEHDRKVAKAISTIWKAKPQFHNLNELHAHKVDDATRRRVLQTLEALEVSIYFVLIDKQKVHGSLEEAYYRAIALIAGRFHRAHVIVADRRDTDRKRIKVIQQYGLEAALRAVVFRTSHDVKQLQAVDFAAWAIGRYYEQGDISFMKLVSRIQQL comes from the coding sequence ATGGAGTATGTGTATATCGATGAGAGTGGCGAGCCTGGTACTTCCAGTAGGCACATTATTGTGGCTGCGCTTGTAACTGAGCATGATAGAAAGGTTGCAAAGGCTATATCAACTATTTGGAAGGCAAAGCCACAGTTCCATAATCTGAATGAGCTACATGCCCATAAGGTAGATGATGCGACGCGCCGTCGAGTGCTGCAAACACTAGAGGCGTTAGAAGTTTCTATATATTTTGTACTAATCGATAAACAAAAAGTGCATGGTAGCTTAGAAGAAGCCTACTACCGGGCGATTGCATTGATTGCCGGAAGATTTCACAGGGCACATGTCATAGTTGCAGACCGAAGAGATACCGACAGGAAGCGCATAAAAGTTATTCAACAATATGGCCTAGAAGCCGCTCTCCGAGCAGTTGTCTTTCGGACTTCGCACGATGTAAAACAGTTACAGGCAGTGGATTTTGCTGCTTGGGCAATTGGGCGTTATTACGAACAAGGTGATATATCATTTATGAAACTAGTTTCACGTATACAACAGCTATGA
- the recG gene encoding ATP-dependent DNA helicase RecG, protein MLLSDDVTVVKGVGEAVARGLRQLGIRTVFDLVDYLPTRYEDYSEVMEIAQLRPGPVTVKATAKQATGRYVRRGMHITEAVFSDATGSVRAVWFNQPYRATALKTGQEYYVSGTYELSHQRFQIMNPSAELVKEFPVNTARIVPVYRQSKLISTNQLRKLIAGCVPSLRELPETLPKWIFTGAGLLSRAEAVGAMHFPQSPEQLAAARRRLGFEEVFELSLASMLNKQESMRENALSIPFNAELAKQFVAALPFTLTDDQRRVVWQAYQDMEHRYPMNRLVEGDVGSGKTVVAAMVALMAAKEGFQVAFMAPTELLAMQHAATLHPMLKPFGLRPHLLVGSMAAKDKAKTQAEIASGKAQLLVGTHALFQEKVDMLRLGLIIVDEQHRFGVEQRKTLMAKAGHMPHVLSLTATPIPRSLALTLYGELDISVLKDKPTGRLPIETKIVSPVNRDRLYEGIRGEIGAGRQVFVVCPTIEIRDKSQEVRGAAVEDVYAELQKKQLKGWRIGLLHGKMKVGEKDAVMQAFLRHELDVLVATTVIEVGVDVPNASIMVIESAERFGLAQLHQLRGRVGRGSVQSQCYLLLSDTKAPSKRLRAIESSNDGFRLAELDLELRGPGAIYGALQHGALDLRVVKLSDTALIAEARKAAQAFIEKGENLLQYPELAKHVAKLRMVTNLN, encoded by the coding sequence GTGCTGTTAAGTGATGACGTGACGGTTGTGAAGGGGGTGGGCGAAGCCGTGGCCAGGGGGCTCCGGCAGCTCGGTATTCGGACGGTGTTTGATTTGGTTGATTACCTGCCTACGCGGTACGAAGATTATTCAGAGGTCATGGAAATAGCACAGTTACGGCCAGGGCCGGTGACGGTTAAGGCGACTGCGAAACAGGCTACTGGGCGCTATGTGCGACGTGGTATGCACATTACGGAAGCGGTGTTTTCAGACGCAACTGGCAGCGTGCGAGCGGTGTGGTTTAACCAGCCGTACCGCGCCACTGCTCTGAAAACAGGTCAGGAATATTACGTGAGCGGCACGTACGAGCTGAGTCATCAGCGCTTTCAGATTATGAATCCTAGTGCCGAGCTGGTGAAAGAGTTTCCGGTCAACACAGCGCGAATTGTACCGGTGTATCGACAGTCTAAGCTTATCTCTACCAACCAATTGCGAAAGCTCATCGCAGGGTGCGTACCAAGCTTGCGTGAACTGCCCGAAACGCTTCCCAAGTGGATTTTTACAGGGGCGGGATTGCTATCCCGCGCGGAAGCAGTAGGGGCGATGCACTTTCCGCAGTCGCCGGAGCAACTCGCTGCCGCCCGGCGCCGGTTAGGGTTTGAGGAAGTATTTGAGCTGAGTCTTGCGAGCATGCTGAACAAACAAGAAAGCATGCGTGAAAACGCGCTCTCCATACCGTTTAATGCCGAGCTGGCCAAACAGTTTGTGGCAGCGTTGCCCTTTACGCTTACCGATGACCAGCGCCGGGTAGTTTGGCAGGCCTACCAAGACATGGAGCATCGCTACCCGATGAACCGTCTCGTAGAGGGCGACGTTGGGTCTGGCAAGACTGTTGTGGCGGCCATGGTGGCGCTGATGGCGGCAAAAGAAGGATTTCAGGTGGCCTTTATGGCGCCGACCGAGCTGCTGGCCATGCAGCATGCTGCAACCTTGCACCCCATGCTCAAGCCGTTTGGGCTGCGGCCACATCTACTCGTCGGCAGCATGGCGGCAAAGGACAAAGCAAAGACGCAGGCCGAGATTGCAAGTGGCAAAGCACAGTTGCTGGTGGGCACCCATGCGCTGTTCCAAGAAAAAGTGGATATGCTGCGTCTGGGGCTCATCATAGTCGATGAACAGCACCGATTTGGGGTGGAGCAGCGAAAAACGCTGATGGCAAAAGCGGGTCACATGCCGCACGTTTTGTCACTGACGGCCACGCCTATTCCACGAAGCCTAGCCCTAACGCTGTACGGTGAACTGGATATCTCGGTACTAAAAGATAAACCAACTGGGCGGCTCCCAATCGAAACAAAAATAGTATCCCCGGTGAACCGCGACAGATTGTACGAAGGCATCCGCGGTGAAATTGGGGCGGGGCGGCAGGTGTTTGTGGTGTGCCCGACGATAGAGATAAGAGATAAGAGTCAAGAGGTAAGAGGGGCGGCGGTGGAAGATGTATACGCGGAGCTACAAAAAAAACAGCTCAAGGGTTGGCGGATTGGACTACTACACGGGAAAATGAAGGTAGGCGAGAAAGACGCGGTTATGCAGGCGTTCTTACGCCACGAGCTCGATGTTTTGGTGGCAACCACGGTTATTGAGGTGGGTGTGGACGTGCCGAACGCTAGCATTATGGTGATAGAGTCGGCCGAGCGTTTTGGGCTAGCGCAGCTTCATCAGCTGCGGGGGCGAGTTGGGCGGGGAAGCGTGCAGTCGCAGTGCTACTTGCTGCTAAGCGACACCAAAGCCCCCTCAAAACGGTTGCGGGCTATAGAGTCGAGTAACGACGGCTTCCGGCTTGCTGAACTCGACCTTGAGCTGAGAGGTCCCGGGGCAATTTACGGCGCACTGCAACACGGCGCACTCGACCTAAGGGTAGTGAAGCTTTCGGACACGGCGCTGATTGCCGAGGCGCGCAAAGCCGCCCAAGCGTTCATAGAAAAGGGAGAAAATTTGCTACAATATCCGGAGCTTGCAAAGCATGTCGCAAAACTTCGTATGGTAACGAATCTCAACTAA
- a CDS encoding RsmD family RNA methyltransferase, whose translation MRVIAGRLGGRVFENPRGHRTHPMSEKARGAIFNALGDVEGLTFLDAYAGSGALGIEALSRGASSVLAIDIDIEAAKAMTASVKALGLDGQMSVLRKNISGWSRNHQDSTFDIVLADPPFDDIRPNVLERLLVHVKPGGLFVLSWPGAERVRGFAGAQQVAHKPLGDIQLVFYRKIS comes from the coding sequence ATGAGAGTTATTGCGGGGCGACTGGGCGGACGCGTGTTTGAAAACCCCCGGGGACACCGCACGCACCCCATGAGCGAGAAGGCCCGGGGAGCAATTTTTAACGCGCTGGGCGATGTGGAAGGGCTGACGTTTCTTGACGCGTACGCAGGCAGCGGTGCTTTAGGCATAGAGGCGTTAAGCCGTGGGGCTAGCTCGGTACTGGCTATAGACATAGACATAGAGGCGGCAAAAGCTATGACTGCGAGTGTGAAGGCCCTGGGGCTTGATGGCCAGATGAGTGTACTACGAAAAAACATTAGTGGCTGGTCGCGGAACCATCAAGATAGTACGTTTGATATTGTGCTCGCTGACCCGCCGTTTGACGATATTAGGCCAAATGTACTAGAACGGCTGCTTGTTCATGTGAAGCCGGGAGGCCTTTTTGTGCTATCTTGGCCCGGCGCTGAACGGGTGCGGGGTTTTGCAGGTGCGCAGCAAGTTGCCCACAAACCTCTCGGCGACATTCAACTAGTTTTTTACCGCAAAATTAGCTAA